A genomic segment from Flavobacterium inviolabile encodes:
- a CDS encoding DUF6443 domain-containing protein, with the protein MMKKILRYIVLFPVFIWGQDTGQNFVKTITYREANAARPQANVMYYDGFGRAVQQIGNKQSASGKDMIIHFEYDMNRQTKEYLPYPATTDDMSFQTGAQQATLNYSQYNGQYPFREKLYENATLDRVLKQGAPGMVWQLNPLSDNDHSIKMVYQTNGVNEVKYYRALTTWNSTQQIYDIQLIDNGNYAGNELYKTITKDENWTSGTNNTTEEFKNKEGQVVLKRAYNKNPVTNSSEKYDTYYVYDIYGNLTYVIPPLVTNPSAQLNDLCFQYKYDARNRLAEKKIPGKQWEFIVYDKGNRPVATGPVFSPFRNTIETGWLITKYDGLDRVVYTGWYNITVNRRTLQDAYNGSAALSETRSLSNTIGGVAVGYSNTVFPTSGLHILTVNHYDDYNFPGVPALPSDIEGEPVLIRVKGLQTAAWSRMLTITSQYRGQLSYTLYDGKGRIISTYMPNIFDGYTQTDNKLDFMGKTDYTKTYHKHDPVANLLKVTDWYTYTDQDRPETHIHQINGEPEELIAKNTYSEIGELISKNVGGPDVTGTTGYQKIDYRYNIRGWLTDINNEAAADSADFVLASDDLFGFKINYNQVTESQNGDIIFAPTSAGGNVVPLYNGNIAETFWITSGDNVLRKYGYQYDNLNRLNTAIYQKPKTGTPIPNSYNETIAYDKNGNITSLQRTGNLDNPIFTIDMDNLAYTYNGNKLMRVNDATNNPGGFSDNGYGNTYDDYAYDANGNMTKDENKRITKITYNHLNLPTVILFSDGNKIEYIYNATGVKLQKKVTATQSSVIDYCDGFQYENDVLAFFPHAEGYVAVTDGTYYNYVFHYTDHLGNIRTSWTYNHKSGAVQIMEENHYYPFGLKHTAYNTEEYTYTMPMDGSPGYNTPALEQEGTRGLQNPYQYKYNGKELQVELGLNLYDYGMRNYDAVIGRFHNMDRFAEKYYDVNPYQYCVNNPIRFIDIKGDSISVHKSITNNWALNKAMTLFASTKAGYKFLSKFASKGQTIFGQTFDKDGKYDKAGLNLEFTSYREEDSGDRGETDTDGKNTIIVGLNSFEGVDAQDGKSYDSRSPNAVMSAKNMSRWIFSRTMSAFHETFIHADLFAKDYMDNKKFDNSNILYKPGGYGSHWHHSQVLYNNGNNTSWPNDAYSGIKETNSVFGRFYTNGQLKTMMWKYNGGKSN; encoded by the coding sequence ATGATGAAAAAGATATTACGCTATATAGTCTTGTTTCCTGTTTTTATTTGGGGACAGGATACCGGTCAGAACTTTGTAAAGACAATTACTTACAGAGAAGCAAATGCAGCAAGACCGCAGGCCAATGTGATGTACTATGACGGTTTTGGAAGAGCAGTTCAGCAAATCGGGAATAAGCAGTCCGCTTCCGGTAAAGACATGATTATCCATTTTGAATATGATATGAACCGGCAGACTAAAGAATATCTGCCTTATCCGGCGACTACTGACGATATGAGTTTTCAAACCGGAGCCCAGCAGGCAACACTAAATTACAGTCAGTATAACGGTCAGTATCCGTTTCGTGAAAAATTATATGAGAACGCAACACTTGATCGTGTCTTAAAGCAGGGCGCTCCCGGTATGGTATGGCAGCTCAATCCGTTATCGGATAATGACCATAGTATAAAAATGGTTTACCAGACCAATGGTGTGAATGAGGTGAAATATTACCGTGCCTTAACCACCTGGAACAGTACACAGCAAATATATGATATACAGCTTATCGATAATGGGAATTATGCCGGAAACGAGTTGTATAAAACCATCACCAAAGACGAGAACTGGACTTCCGGTACAAACAATACGACCGAAGAGTTTAAAAATAAGGAAGGACAGGTTGTGTTAAAACGGGCTTATAACAAAAATCCGGTTACAAACAGCAGCGAAAAATATGACACTTATTATGTGTATGATATTTACGGTAACTTAACGTATGTGATTCCACCATTGGTCACCAATCCGTCGGCACAGCTTAATGATTTGTGTTTCCAGTACAAATACGATGCCCGCAACCGCCTGGCAGAAAAGAAGATCCCAGGGAAACAATGGGAATTTATTGTTTACGATAAAGGAAACAGGCCTGTTGCTACAGGTCCGGTGTTTTCACCTTTTAGGAATACGATAGAAACCGGCTGGCTGATTACAAAATATGACGGATTGGATCGGGTAGTCTATACCGGCTGGTATAACATTACTGTAAATCGCAGGACATTGCAGGATGCTTATAACGGAAGTGCCGCTTTGTCCGAAACAAGAAGCCTGAGCAATACCATCGGCGGAGTGGCTGTAGGGTACAGCAATACCGTTTTTCCTACTTCTGGACTGCACATCTTAACGGTTAATCATTATGACGATTATAATTTTCCGGGTGTGCCGGCACTGCCGTCTGATATTGAAGGCGAACCAGTACTCATAAGGGTTAAAGGGCTGCAAACCGCTGCCTGGTCCCGAATGCTGACGATAACCAGCCAGTACAGAGGACAATTATCGTATACTCTATATGACGGAAAAGGCAGAATAATCAGTACGTATATGCCCAATATCTTTGACGGCTATACCCAAACGGACAATAAGCTGGACTTTATGGGAAAAACGGACTATACGAAAACCTATCACAAACACGATCCGGTAGCAAACCTGCTGAAGGTTACCGACTGGTATACCTATACCGATCAGGACCGGCCGGAAACCCATATACACCAAATTAACGGAGAACCGGAAGAACTGATTGCAAAAAACACTTATAGTGAGATTGGAGAGCTGATTTCTAAAAATGTGGGTGGCCCTGATGTTACCGGTACGACAGGTTATCAGAAAATAGATTACCGGTATAATATCCGCGGCTGGCTGACCGATATTAATAATGAGGCTGCAGCAGATAGTGCCGATTTTGTTCTGGCATCAGACGATTTGTTTGGTTTTAAAATCAATTATAACCAGGTAACGGAGAGCCAGAATGGCGACATTATTTTTGCACCAACCAGTGCCGGCGGTAATGTGGTGCCGTTATACAACGGTAATATAGCCGAGACTTTCTGGATTACTTCCGGGGACAATGTGCTTCGGAAATACGGCTATCAGTATGATAACCTTAACCGGTTAAATACGGCGATATACCAGAAACCGAAAACCGGGACACCAATTCCCAATTCCTATAATGAAACGATTGCCTATGATAAAAACGGGAACATTACTTCCTTACAGCGTACCGGAAATCTGGATAACCCGATTTTTACCATCGACATGGATAATCTGGCCTATACCTATAACGGCAACAAACTGATGCGGGTAAACGATGCCACGAATAATCCGGGCGGATTTTCCGATAACGGCTACGGGAATACCTATGACGATTATGCCTACGATGCCAATGGCAACATGACTAAGGATGAGAATAAAAGGATTACCAAAATTACTTATAACCATTTGAATCTGCCCACAGTAATTTTGTTTTCCGATGGCAATAAAATTGAGTATATTTACAATGCAACCGGAGTAAAGCTGCAGAAAAAAGTAACTGCTACGCAAAGTTCGGTGATTGATTATTGTGATGGTTTTCAATATGAAAACGATGTATTGGCATTTTTTCCGCATGCGGAAGGTTATGTTGCGGTTACCGACGGAACGTATTACAATTATGTGTTTCATTATACCGATCACCTGGGCAACATCCGAACCAGCTGGACGTATAATCATAAATCCGGAGCAGTACAGATAATGGAGGAAAACCATTATTACCCTTTTGGATTAAAACATACGGCCTATAATACCGAAGAGTATACCTATACAATGCCAATGGATGGTTCTCCGGGATATAATACTCCGGCTTTGGAGCAGGAAGGTACCCGTGGCCTGCAAAATCCGTATCAGTATAAATATAACGGAAAGGAATTGCAGGTTGAATTAGGATTAAATTTATATGATTATGGAATGAGAAATTATGATGCGGTAATTGGGCGTTTTCATAATATGGATAGATTTGCAGAAAAATATTATGATGTGAATCCATATCAATACTGTGTAAATAATCCAATACGCTTTATTGATATAAAAGGAGATTCTATAAGTGTTCATAAATCTATAACTAACAATTGGGCTTTAAATAAAGCGATGACATTATTTGCATCTACAAAAGCGGGATATAAATTTTTGTCAAAGTTTGCAAGTAAAGGACAAACAATATTTGGGCAAACATTTGATAAGGATGGAAAATATGATAAAGCAGGCTTAAATCTTGAATTTACTTCTTATAGAGAGGAAGATTCTGGTGACAGAGGAGAAACAGATACTGATGGGAAAAATACAATTATTGTCGGACTTAATTCATTTGAAGGAGTTGATGCTCAGGATGGTAAAAGTTATGATTCTCGGAGTCCTAATGCAGTCATGTCTGCAAAAAATATGTCACGTTGGATTTTTAGCAGAACAATGTCGGCTTTTCATGAAACATTTATTCATGCTGATTTGTTTGCAAAAGATTATATGGATAACAAAAAATTTGATAATAGTAACATTCTCTATAAGCCAGGCGGATATGGAAGTCATTGGCACCATAGTCAAGTTTTATATAATAATGGAAATAATACAAGTTGGCCAAATGATGCTTATAGCGGTATTAAAGAAACAAATTCCGTATTTGGGCGATTTTATACCAATGGCCAGTTAAAAACGATGATGTGGAAATATAATGGAGGTAAATCTAATTAA